In the genome of Acanthopagrus latus isolate v.2019 chromosome 17, fAcaLat1.1, whole genome shotgun sequence, the window AGTTTTCAGCTACAGTTTCCAGCATCCTCTCTCGCGCTGTCATACACTCTTCCCTCTCACTGCACGGTCTCTGCTCACTCTCTACACAATCTAATAGAGACGCTGGCTCGAGAGCTGTTTGCCATGGTCTCTCACCTCTCGCCTCTCATCAGTCCTTCACCtgtcacctccctccctccatctatCTTGGCCCATCTGTGGCCGGCGTCTTGTCTAACCCTATAGACCAGCAGTGCCCTCATGGAATTAGGCTGGCCGGAACACCAGGGACACGCTGCATATCCGAGCACCTTATTTGGAGTCTTCTATTGTACTGTTGATCTCTttggataaaaaacaaatataattcaGTATGATTCTCAAACAGTTTAGCCAGTTTGGTGTTTTCTTTGATCTGAAGACAGGCTGCACACATcttgtgcaaaaaaagaaaacaactataGGTAGAAAGGCTATATGAACCTCTTGGTGTGAAGAACCTGAAGTTtcattttgctctttttgtttttgtttcaccacATATAGAGCAGGTAATAAAATGGATTCAGGGCGAGCTCAAGGGATTTTAAGAAATCCTAACACAGCTTCTAAGGCCGCGACTGACGTTATTTTTGATGTCGATAAAGCCACCCGTAAATTGATGAGTCGtttggtctatgaaatgtcagaaaatgtcgAGTGTTTCTCAGAGCCAAAGATGAGGCCCATAACCCAACGatattttcagtttactgtcattaGGGATTAAAGAAACTATCAATTATTAcaatttaagaagctggaatctgataatgtttttctttaaaaagtcactcaaactgattaatcaactgTGGAAACAGTAATTCAGTAGTTGACAACTAACCGATGAATCTGTGCAGCTGTGCTAGTTTTCCTGATATCTGCATGACATCCTGTTAACAAAACCCCTAACATTAGATGACTGCTACATGAAGAAGCCAAgctaatattgttaatattgtgTTATAATACACACATATCACATGAATAATCCAGCTGAGATGTTTGGTCTTTTGTTAATGAGTTCTTCTTAGTTGCCTTCTAGTAAATGAGTGtgattgttatttttgtttgcctttttaggTTATGGGTAAATACTCAATCTCCATCTCCCTAAAGTAACAAAGTTACACATGATTTTAATTACCAGCACTTATTTTTCAAGTTTCTCTCAATATCATTATTGTGACTGATAAACATGTCGTGAATATCTGATATCTTGACACTGTTAAACACTCGGCCTGTGCCGAGGGCAGGTTATGCTGTTCTTGAGGAGTAGTCAAATTACAGGGTTTATTATCTCATATGATTCTGTCACACAGATACTAATATAGCCACATCTCTTGTGGTGTCTGCACTCTGCTAAAATGAACTAGTGTACTGTAAGTCTTCAGAGTTACTTTCATAACGACAACGCAACAACTGCAACAGTGTTAAATCACCATGTTATTGACCTGCTGAAGGCGGGTTGTATagttcttaaaggtgcactacatagtttgtttgtttgttttttttaaatgcctaaacaaactgaataggcaaactttatttgttttcatgactcaataaactgaatgaacaaactgaccttaaaggacgacacagtttcattctgtttacTCTGTGCTTAGTTGGtggactctgccacctttctagcgcCAAatggcttgtttattcagttatgggaaaaaaaacatatttctgagtttgcattattactcattcatattgtaaatattacaattctgagtttgaatttcttctccataTGCTACATATTACCCCTTTAAAGAGGAATCAAATGATCTGTGGCAGTTTAAAATAACCATCTTTAATAAACAGcacatttatagttaattaactGGTGGTAATTTCACTGTTATAGGACGTTTATTATGCAgttaatggttaataaatactgtgtcaTTGGTCTTTAAGCATTATTTGGACACCGATTATTGCAGAACATTGCAATTGATATAACCATTAACTAACATTTAAGTAactataaatgtattaattaaaaTCGCCAACTTACAGATATGTGTGGAACAATTACCAACACACAAAGATTACCATAATGATACTATCCAGCATCTTCTGTGCCCAACACAACATCTGTCTTCAGGTAACAGTGAGCAGTAGATGTTAAAtactgatgtttctgtggtaaCTGAATGTCATCCTCTCACTGCAGGTCAGACACTTTCACGAGGAAGCAAACTGGAACCAACAGAGGACAAAAATAACTCTAACGAAGTCAAAGCAGCCTGCTCAAATTCAATCAGACACCATGAGCTCTGTGAGACATCCATTAGAGGAAATGCACTGGTGTCTGtctggaggggagctgcacaGTGTCGTGACTAACTTTCACTTTGACTTTGGGACAACATGTTTTGACTAACGCCAGACTACAGAAACTTTCTGAGACTAGATGTGTGAGCTGAGCGCACAGGAGCTGAACACTGTAGACACATCAACACTTTcagctgatctgaggtcagaCGGCAGACTGGACAAACATGAAGGGGGGTCggccaaacaaaaacagctacaACAGCAAGCCTACCTCTTCAAAAGTCTTTTTAGATATATATCCGCCTATGTTCCTCCTGGAGACGTCCTCGCTGCCACTCTAGCCGGGGTCATGATGAGGTTTCGGGCTTGAATGGGACGGAGCGGTCCGTGATGAGGCGGGGAGGAGGGTGAAGCAGGAGCCCGGGATGAGCTGGAGGCACCGTGTCGAGGTGAGGGAGGGTTCGGCTTCGgccaggggagaggagaggagaggagaggagaggagaggagaggagagaggagggaggaggaaggtagaggaggagggagaggaggaggagctgggggctgcacctccttcacctcctccacctccatctgcaCCCTCTGCACCCCAGGACCTCGAAGAGGCACTAGGCAGATtaggagaagaaattcaaactcgcatttttgatattttacaatATTAGTGAGAtgataacacaaacaaatattgaTCTGATATTAATAAAGAAGCTgaacacaaaaaagtaaaacagtattatagtattcagtttattcagtaatgaaaaCTAAGAAattgtattcatttaatttgctgaggcataaaaaaaaaacataaatgctttttaatactttaaattgattcagatttgtttctgcttttaacACTTTATCTGTATTATCAACACATCAAATCatctgctgaacacacacactactgatcAATAACCATGTgcctcttctccctctgtgtcatACCGCCCTCTACTGCTCTGTCAGCACTTTCTGCTCCAACATCTGCTCACTGCTCAAGGTCACAACATCTGCAGTATGTCCACTATGATGCCAGAAATACTCGTGACCTTCCTGTGGGGACCTACACTGCATGTGTGGACTCAACggcataaacacatttattactTCAAATTTGAATGTGCAGTGTTACTTTTTCAATTTCTGATTGCACTTCTTGTATATGTTATATACTACCATCCTCTGCTTCTCAATGTCATTATCTATACTGCCTTTCCTATTTAGTTTTTATCGTAGTTGACTTATTTTCCCTTAATTCACCTATTTTAAATTTGTATTGTCATATTTTTCAACACTGATGACAGCATTTGCACCTTTCTTATTATtagtcagttgtgtttttgcattttattgttatGTTAATGTATTTCTGAGCATTTTCTGCCACAAGTTTTTCCATCGCGTACAATGAAGTGCTACATCATCTTTTAATAATACTTCTAGTAGTGTTTTCAAATCCATGGTACATGGTTTTTGTTTGGATCAAGATGGACATTAATTTCATTGTTATTAAGAACATAGAGGGAGATGATGACAAATCCAAAGATTTtggccaagaaaaaagccaaatctATCTTGTTGAATTGGGGGAGCTAACCATAGCTGACAAAGCACTGGTATATTACAGAGGAGCAGCTctataattgaaaaaaaaatatatgtggTAAAGACTAAAATTGTGAGTAGAAAAAACAGTGGGATTGCCTTgttgtcctctctgtctctcttgtctTGTTATTGATTGTGAATCGATGTCATGTGCCGTTTGTGACATTGTCAGTGTCGCAGACCACCAAATGAATACAGTCTTGACCTTTGTGAACATGTCATTACTCTGTAATCAACCTATTTCACAATCTTCTCTTGAGTGCATCCCAGACAGACTGGAGAGTCCGAAGCGATCTAAAACACTGATGAAATGAGTCAGGTAATCATAACGTGGACCTCCGGATGTTGGAGGGCTGTATGTTCTGAATTGAGTCCCTGAAGTGACCCTCTTCTCCTCGCATACAGTGAAGTAAACCTCCTTACTGGCTCAAAGACATGTGTCTAACTACCAGGCAGAGAGAATGAAACATGAAAGCTatgtgtgaaaaatacaaaatatactGCGAGCAATATACTCTGCAAGGATTTCAAAACATACATAtgtgaaacacaacatttaccGTGATGACACTGACCCCTAACCCCAAGTTTATAATCACTGTCGTTAAGAGAGatatcattgttttatttttcagagcaACGTTTTATCAAATCATCTTAACATGTCCTCAATAGTCATCAAGGCATTTCATAAACAGTAAATACAACTCAGTAATATAATCTACCGAGAATAAATCAATATTCTGGAGAATACAGGCATCAATGTAAACAGCATTAACACTCAATCAATATCTCTTTCAGCTGCCTCCACCTCTACTGGCTGTGAGTAGAAGCTCACTTCATAGTTCAGAGTGTATTAATAATAAATCCTTTGTGtgatgtgtgcatgtctgaACAGTTCTTAATCTCACGCGTTCACGTCTTGCCCTCTCAAAAACGATTTAAAACCACATTCACTTGTCTTTAAACGGGGAGGTTAATAGCAGCTTTGTCATGCGGGACGTATGTTATAACAGCTTAGAAATGCGAAGACTTTAATTCCACATCTTTCTCCCACGTGGAGCCGGGCTGCTTTATTGTCTCGCTAATGGAGAGAGTGGAGTCGTTGTCAGGTTGGTCCGGGTCAGGCAGATGCCATTCGATGAAAATCAGATACATGAACGTGCCCATCACACCTCCTATAGGTGGAGCCACCAGGGGTACCCAGAACCAGTAGTTGTAACACCTGGAGAGCAGATCAACAACATACATGAATTTATTCTCTAGCCGCTGagatttgtattattatttttgccatcaaacaatatttttatCTTGACGGTATTTGTGTGAAAGTACTGCTTGTGAcgaacccacagagaattattaCCAAACTCTGCAGAATGACAGAGTAACGggttactttttgttttgtagtttttaccTCAGTCTCTTTTTCCAACTCAATGCAGACTGAACAATGTCTGAGCGCTACATGAACAGAGACGGATGGAAAACTCTTTATGTGCCAGTGTCCTTAACTTCAACACTCATAGCTCATAGCATTGCATCGACAGAGGGGTGTAAATTAACATGTTCACCCATGTGTCCATCACAGCCAATCGACACTGGAGTTGATAAACACCTGTGACTAATGCAAAGTGATTTGACCTGGTAATGAATGCCAATTGAACCCATGGGGTCAGGAAGAAGGGCTCTATGTTATGGAGTTTTTCTGCCTCCTAGTGGTCAAGAATCACTTAATTCAGCTTTAATCGATTAGATTAGAAGCTGAAATAGTGCTTAACAGCTGTGGATCCAGTGAATAGCCATAGGGTAATAAGATCTAATCAGGTGAAGGGTCACACTGGGTCATACTCAGATGTTCTGTAACAAGCTGACACTTCATGCTCCTTCGATCTGCCAAAAACTGCTTTAACGGCTGATAACctctgacattttcagagaaaacaaaggtcaCAGACCTCTAAGATAGGTAGACAATGTCCCCCTTCACATGTCATTAGAAGGGTTTAAAAGAAATATCTGTCCTTATACTTTATCAgccttgaaatgtgtttttttagtgCTGCGTATCTGTACTGTAGTAGATAACGTATATGTGACAAAAGATAAGAGACTCACGTGAAGACCTCTGTGCCCCAGCCGGCAGTCAGGGTAAAGAGGCGCGGCCCCAGGTCCCTCGCAGGATTGATCGCAGCACCGCAGTTGCCGGACATTGACATGGAGATCCCCAGGACGATCACTGCCACTATCGGAGGGATCAGCTCTGCGGGAGCCGGGGTATTCCTCTTTTCACCCAAACACAGGATGCACAACATCAGCATGCCAGTGCCCACGACCTGACGAAAGTACAAATGCAGCACTCATAAGTTCACTGAAGAAACAGCTATTAAAATACttaattacataaaaaacaaattctcCCACTGACCTGGTCGAGGAAACTTCTGCCCAAAGTCATGTACTCTGAGGGATACGTGGCAAATATAGAGGCCGTCTCATTAGGGCCATATACAGTCAAATCTCCACCACTGAAGTCCATTATAGCatctgagacagaaacagaggtcATGTAGCGAACAACTGCACAAACAGATTTACATACATAGAAAACGTGAAGGATAATCCATAATTTTTACTGAAGTATTTTCCTCAGATAATCCAAAATATATGAGGCGTTCCACTACCCAGGGAGTACCTGCCAGCCCTTCTGATTTTCTTAGGAAAACACTTCACACATATTCAAGGGAACTTCAGACATCTGAGAAAGAAGAATTGCTACTATTTACATACAGTGTTAAAggaaattaatttgattaaatctACCACTGTAATATTTCTGTCATGTCTTGGTGTTTGGGTCAACATCAATCATCACAGAGGGGCTGACGAACACATGGCAGCACACAGAATCTCTGAAGGACAGGGGCAACAAATTCACGAACTGATGAAActgctgaaaataaatgtatgccAGAGATTTGTGAATTCACGCCAGAGGTGTCAGTTGTTCTGCGTGGTTTTCTTAGAATGAAAAGTTAGATGTAACACAAAAATGCTGTTCCATTgtacttattattattgttgttgtttttgtaattcgTTCTTTAAAAGTCACCGGAAACAAAAGTCTCTGAACCTCACATTTTCCGGGTGGAAGGACCCCTGTGTTGGTTTTAAACCCTCTCAATTCAAAAGGTCTCAAGGTTCACAAGTAGGGCCGATTTTGGCTTCGCCCTATGCTGCTactataaaacaacattttttaataaaagaccACTGGAGTGTAAGACACATCTAAAATCGAGGCGCTTCACTACAACTATAAAATAGCCAATTGCCAATAAATCAGCAAAAATACATCTCCCTGGATTTCAAGGTTGATTTGATCTAATCTTCCACCACTGAAAATTTCAGTTGAAGTCAGGATAAAAGAGGTTTTTAATCTATCCATACAACAACATGGTACTATACCAGTGTTGGTCAGGTCAGCGAGTTAACAAGTGAAACACCAAGGTAGTCAAGTCTTTTCTTTGAGCCATCAGCCATCTCCCTGTCACTGATGAATTGTCTGAGAGGCATGAATGACTAACCATAGTAGACCAGGTAGACGAGCGCTGACGCCATGTACGCCCCCAGCAGCTGGGAGAGGCAGTAGGGCACCAGCCTTCCCCATCGCACCTGTCCCAGCACGCAGAAACTCAGACTCACCGCCGGGTTCAGATGGGCACcttgcaaagaaaaacaggaggtggaggaagaggaagacaggaaggaagtcAGTAGAAGTGAAttacagtgacagagagagagagagactggaagGTAATGAAATCTCAGATTATTTGTCGCCATATAGTGTGCCAACTAAGAGTTATTATAGTGAGCTGGATATCAGTCAGTGAAGACCTTGAGAGGCTGGACAAGGCCTCTTTGCAGAGAGCACCAGACATCAGTGTAATAAATCTGGAGTACTCAGTAATGCAGTAGTGGAAAAGTCATAACTCAGAGTGCGAGGCAGCAAAGTGAATCCTGACATTGTGCattttactgtatgtatgtCGGTGAAGACAGTGAGTTGAAAGATCACAAGAAGAAGTTTGTGTCCATCTGTTACCTGTGATGCCCTTGGTGAGATACATGGCCGACATCACGCCCACAGAGAAGGCCATGTTTACCGACAGGAACTGgccctttgtctctctgctcgTCTTCACCTGCGCCGCAGCGGAGCAGCCAAAGAGCTACACGCAGCAGATAAACGAACAGACTTATTAGAAATCAATTTGGGGTTGTGAAAAAGTAATTAATTCACTGACCTATTTTACTTTGGCCTTTAAATGGACCGTCGTATCTAAATGACAAACTATCTTTAATTGGGCCTCACAGATGAGAGGGAACACTTGCATGCAGTGCGCAGGATTCTTCTGATGAAACTTAATGGTCTATAAATTATTATCCTTTTATTGCAGTTCAGGGGTACAATAAAATGAGTTGTTAATGTTAATTCCAAGAAATAAACCTTTAATGGCCCTTAAAACATTTTGCAATGGTAGTCAGATGTGCGAGTGAAATGATGTCACGTGGAAGGTCAGGACTATCATGTCAAGTCAACCTGGATCATGATAAtctaaatataataaaatgttattactCCATTAATATTTGGATACATATAACTAAATcgtaaatgaataaattcaagAAATCTTGACCGCTCTAACTGACTCATATTGGAAGCATTGTGTAAATCCAAATATCACCTTGTTTCTGGccttttttttacaatttatattTGGATTTTTTACCTTAGTCTCAAACTGCGCAAGGGCTTcaagtgtcacatttaaaatgaatgatattaaataaaaagggcccaaaacataaatacaatCTTTGCATTTAGTTgatttatggaaaaataaagcagTACAATGCAAACTTCAGAGCAACAATTTACAAGAGTTCTTTTTCTCTAAATTAATTAACAGTGTGCAGATTTTTGCACACCTTAGGATCGAAAAGTGCGTAGGAGAAGACACAAGATCGACAAAATCAGGGAAAagactcctgcacactgtcaaCTTCACTTCTTATCAAGTTTATTGACAACAACTAAATCCCAAGTGAGGTGACAAGAAAccttcagaaataaaaaaaaaaaaaaaaagaaaaaatgtttttgtttgatttacttATGCTAAATAATTATGGGACAAATATGTTATATATTTGGAGGAGATTTacagaaacaaacttttaaCAGCGTGGATCTTGATCGTAACCCTCGAAACCAAAAGGGCCAACTCAGCGAGTTTCACCTACCAGCAAGACGAAAGTTCCCAAAAACTCAGCCATGCACTCTCGCACCAGAGCGTTCCTCACTCTCAGAGCTTGTAGCTTCTTCATCGCCGAGGGTTAGATCGCTCTTCTCATCTCACACTGAACTCCCTGTCTCTGTTGTCAGACAGAGAAGCTGTCTGTCCAGGAGCTGATGGTGTCAATGACGGAGGTGATGATGAACTTCCACTTGAGCGCCCGAGGACCTGTGCACTGTATCTCccctgctcttctctctctttctccccagCTGCTCAAACACTATTACTCATTTATTGGGTTGTCACACCTCCAGACGCTGCTCATATTAACAGAGGCCATAAACAACAGTGGGACATGTTGACTGAACATAGCGTGGGGCAATAAAGCACTGAGGAAGAATCATATGTAATCAATCACAGATGTTAATCACACATATGCAtctatatttatgttttgtttgtttttttaaattatcattattcttTAAGTCGTCTGTGTCAGGTCCATGTCAGAGACAACATGGAAGTCTAACATAGTCTGGCTTTAACCTGTAGGTTCTGTGAATGTATATGGAAATTAAAGCTATTGATTGTGGCTACATATATAATCACACAGTCACTGGTGTGGTAAAAACATACCCTGTGGATTGTTAGATAAGATAATTGATCACAGTGAACTCTGTACTCCTTGTGAATTATATAACCATAAGTGACACAGTGTGGAGACTGCAAAAGTTACATCAACAGCTTGTGTGACATCTTATCACATCTACGTTTGAGGTGTATCGCTGTCTGGTAATAAAAAGGACAGATAGCTTTCATCCACTTTGTCACGAGGGCTTTCTCTGTGCGTATGGATAGATAACATACAGCACCTTTATGTCCCACACTATTTATCATAGGAAACACAGATAGATCACCTGTAAGCAAAATGAGGTTGGTAACATTGGGTTTTCATGCTGCTTGCTGAAATTTGTTTTGCGTTCTAAGATAAGAATTCCAACCTGTTTTAGCTTGAGCAATGCGATAGATGATTTTATAGACTTAATAGAAAAAGAGCTGCTGCCACCTTAAAGCACCGTGATGGGGGTCAAGAGAGATATCCCATTTTCAATTTTCTATCCCTACACCTTGTTTCGGAGAGACCCCTTGTCCCTCACAACAGAGTTGGGGGGCATTGTGATTGAGAATATCCTCCTATTAAATAGGACCACCCTTCAAGACCCTCATATGTCATCAGTCCTCAACGGGATTTACTTAAACAGATGTGGCTGGTTGTTTCCAACATGGCATCTTCAGCtggtgatttctcttgtgttactggttttatttcagtgacattttgcGATTTATCCGATGGAGGTACAAAAGCACGGATGCTCCCATTTATGACTTCACCTCATCAGTCAAGATATCAAGGGGAAAAAGAACATTGCTTCATTATCTGGCCACTAGCTGTGCTAGAGGCTGCAACTTCTCTGCTGGACTGCTGGAATTTTTGGCATCAGATGCGGTTAAATGGGGTGAAATGCAACACTGAGAGACATCTGCATAGTAGAAGCCATCGtttttataataatacataatatattgAGACAACAGAGTTTTTACAACCCCTCTATCCTAACAAAAACCAGGACAACTACCCCTAGACTTGAAGGCACAAAATGGAGAGTGGAGTGGTGGGGGCACCTTTAGTATTGGGATTGGCCCTTGATCTACTGTCTGGATTACGTGTGCCGGTGTTTTTCATGATGAGCTACAGCATCAGATTTTCAAGCATCACATATTGATCTGCATATCTTTTTGCATCTGATTTGTCTATATTGTGTACATAACGCATGTGTAAGATGTTGGCATATCacactgtctccctctgctggacaTAAGACTGAGAAGCATCACTCAAAGTTAGGATTTATTAAAAAGCAATATAAACTCTGAATGCAGTTAGTTTCTATTCACAATATATTAAAAAgatatgtttacatttacagGTAACTTAGCAGTTACAAAGGTTGGTTCACTTGATAAATGTATGAGCCGTCAGTGCAGTTTTAATTCTGGCTGGTACATAAATATCCAAGGCATTGAGGTAGATGTAACCCTGTAGATTAAGTGAAGAAGAATGCACACTTTTGACCTGGAAGTCCAAGATTATATTTCCTTTAGGGCTTTGTTATAAtgactataaaaaaaataactggcATCAGGCCCAAATAGCTTGTTTAACTTATGCCCTTAGTCACTGCTCATGGATGGCTTTTAGTCTCTTGTCTGTCATCAGTGTCTGCACTTTGATAATCATCATGTTTCCGGATGTTTGAGAGGGCGACGCAGCACCACGTCCACAGGCCCAGAGGGCAGTTTTCTGATCAGCGTCCATGCCTCCAGGCGTCTCATCCCCACCATGCTCACACCCTCGATCTCCAGGACCTCGTCACCAGGACACACTTTGTCAACAGGACCTCCTGAAGGGAAAATATAAAAGAttgcttttatttaaacagagAAGTCAACTCGAAGCAGCTACGATGTACAGTTATTGGTATacgtctttctctttttctaccTGTTTACAAAGAATACCAGGACCACCATAACCAGGACATTTGGTCCTCAAAATGAATTTCTTTTCCCATTCTGTTTGGCAATAGAATTATAAAACAGATCAACAACTGAATAGTTTATCTGTGGTTTTTTAATAGTTTCAGCTCCAAATTAAGGAAAATCTTCATGTTGCAGTAAAcagtaatgttttataaaatcaGGCCCATAAACATGATTTTCTGAGTCAGGCATGGAGCAGCTTCAGCGGCCTGCAGAGAGCCCTGAACTTGACCTCCTCCAGCATCCAATGGGatgaactgaaacacagacagcattCGAGGCCTTATCACCCAGTGTCTGTGCTTGACCTCACTGATGCTCTTGTGTCCTGTGGCTGACGGcagcaaatccctgcagccagggTCCAAAATGATGTGGGAAGACTTCTCTAAAAAACTGGAGTCTGATAGAGCTGTTACGTTAAAGCTCACGGGTTTCGAATGAGATGTTCCGCAGTTACATATGAGAGTAAAGTTCAGGCATCATGGCAGTTTGTGAAGTAATCGTGACATTTAATCAATAGGATTCGTGTACAtggacatttgtttttcagatatttttcctGATGCCCAGGATGACTTTCGACCTAATGTAATCGTGCCTGCACCACGTTTCCCCGAGTGAGTGAAACACTGCATTTATGAACTGTGTTTGAATGGCAGGGAAGTGGTTGGAGAGGATGGCAGCCATACAGAGTGGAAGATTCAGACGCTAGAATCAAAGGTTCTTGTCATGTCTGTTGTTAGATTTAGGCAAAAACAGCACACCAGGAAATTTAATCAATTTGATTCACTTCAGTTAAGGTTAAGTCATCATTTCAGCGTATTGCTGGTGAAAAATCAGTTTGTAAAGTAGTCACGGATGGCCCATTCATGTTCACAAGACATGCGTGTGCtggtgtaaacaggaagcagactgtATACTCTGTCTCTGCCTTGTTATAGAAAATACTAGGAATGAGGCAGACAAATGTGACTGCTCGTCACAGAGCCCTCCTGgatattgctgtttttgttgaaataCTGTGAGCATCACTGTTGACTCTCTTTTCCATCATTGTGGTATCAACTGTAGATAGCAAAttctcaaatatcaaatatcacatggaatgatgaatgaatgacttGACCGATGGCCTGCTTCGGTTTATGCAGTTCTCTATTGGCTGACATCTGGCCAGGCTGTGGCCTGCTTGTGGCTCAGATCTGGCAAATAGGAGTGGAGCACCCAAGTTCAATCATTTCACAATTATACCAGACCAGA includes:
- the aqp10a gene encoding aquaporin-10a; amino-acid sequence: MKKLQALRVRNALVRECMAEFLGTFVLLLFGCSAAAQVKTSRETKGQFLSVNMAFSVGVMSAMYLTKGITGAHLNPAVSLSFCVLGQVRWGRLVPYCLSQLLGAYMASALVYLVYYDAIMDFSGGDLTVYGPNETASIFATYPSEYMTLGRSFLDQVVGTGMLMLCILCLGEKRNTPAPAELIPPIVAVIVLGISMSMSGNCGAAINPARDLGPRLFTLTAGWGTEVFTCYNYWFWVPLVAPPIGGVMGTFMYLIFIEWHLPDPDQPDNDSTLSISETIKQPGSTWEKDVELKSSHF